One Methylomarinovum tepidoasis DNA window includes the following coding sequences:
- a CDS encoding ParA family protein, producing MRVWAVSNQKGGVGKTTTVANLAGLLARRGERVLVIDLDPHSSLSAYFGFDPEQVESGVYDLFRAVMQRQPLAPQRHIQPTSVDSLDILPAAMALATIERQAGAVEGLGRVIQRALGEIAPDYDRVLIDSPPMLGVLMVNALAACERLLIPVVADFLSLRGLERMLRTLAMIGRSRRQPLPYLIVPTLYDRRPRISADTLRVLEERYGERLWPSVIPQDTKVREASRAHLPLCHYHPRSRAALAYETLLDYLLEQEGHPITQAVSA from the coding sequence ATGCGGGTTTGGGCGGTATCCAACCAGAAGGGCGGCGTCGGCAAGACCACCACCGTCGCCAATCTAGCCGGTCTTCTGGCCCGGCGCGGAGAACGGGTGCTGGTGATCGACCTCGATCCCCACAGCTCCTTGAGCGCCTATTTCGGTTTCGATCCGGAGCAAGTGGAAAGCGGCGTTTACGACCTGTTCCGCGCGGTCATGCAACGCCAGCCCCTTGCCCCGCAGCGCCATATCCAGCCGACCTCGGTGGACAGTCTCGACATCCTGCCCGCCGCCATGGCGCTGGCGACCATCGAGCGCCAGGCCGGTGCGGTGGAAGGGCTGGGACGGGTGATTCAGCGCGCTCTGGGGGAAATCGCGCCGGATTACGATCGGGTGCTGATCGACAGCCCGCCGATGCTCGGGGTGTTGATGGTCAACGCCTTGGCTGCCTGCGAGCGCCTGTTGATTCCGGTCGTCGCCGACTTTCTCTCCCTGCGGGGGCTGGAACGGATGCTGCGCACCCTGGCGATGATCGGCCGTTCGCGCCGCCAGCCGTTGCCCTATCTCATCGTGCCCACCCTCTACGACCGCCGGCCCCGGATTTCCGCCGACACCCTCAGGGTGCTGGAGGAGCGTTACGGCGAGCGCCTCTGGCCCAGCGTCATCCCCCAGGACACCAAGGTGCGCGAAGCCAGCCGTGCCCATCTGCCGCTGTGTCACTATCATCCCAGATCCCGGGCGGCACTCGCCTACGAAACCCTGCTGGATTATCTGCTCGAGCAGGAAGGCCATCCAATCACCCAAGCGGTATCGGCATGA
- a CDS encoding chemotaxis protein CheW, whose translation MAEAAKKLNDELIQWVTFRLGEETYGINVMQVQEVLRVSEIAPVPGAPDYVIGIINLRGNVVTVIDTRARFGLPSKEPDDLSRIVIIESNEQVIGILVDSVAEVVELRSDEIDVAPNMGNEESARYIQGVTSRDGELLILVDLNKLLTDEEMAEVGGL comes from the coding sequence ATGGCGGAAGCAGCGAAAAAACTGAACGATGAACTGATCCAGTGGGTGACCTTCCGGCTCGGCGAGGAAACCTACGGTATCAACGTGATGCAGGTGCAGGAAGTGCTCCGGGTCAGCGAGATCGCACCAGTTCCCGGCGCGCCGGACTACGTCATCGGCATCATCAACCTGCGCGGCAACGTGGTCACCGTCATCGATACCCGGGCGCGCTTCGGTCTGCCGTCGAAGGAGCCGGACGATCTGTCACGGATCGTCATCATCGAATCCAACGAGCAGGTGATCGGCATTCTGGTGGACAGCGTCGCCGAGGTGGTCGAGTTGCGCAGCGACGAGATCGATGTGGCGCCCAACATGGGCAACGAGGAGAGCGCCCGCTACATTCAGGGGGTGACCAGTCGGGACGGCGAGTTGCTGATTCTGGTGGACCTCAACAAGCTGCTGACCGACGAGGAAATGGCCGAAGTCGGGGGGTTGTGA
- a CDS encoding DUF2802 domain-containing protein → MSELSPPLVVVIAVLAAVVLVEAGFVIWLWRRQRQLERRLQAWVAGQRRQGQDIAGLCAAGLQIDTRLARLEQGLAETREWLQTRPPTETGGAASYQTAIELIREGAGVEALVSECGFTREEANLLIRLHRDETGAGFS, encoded by the coding sequence ATGTCCGAATTGTCACCGCCGCTTGTCGTTGTGATCGCCGTGCTGGCGGCGGTCGTCCTGGTGGAAGCCGGGTTCGTGATCTGGCTCTGGCGGCGGCAGCGGCAGCTGGAGCGGCGCCTGCAGGCATGGGTGGCGGGACAGCGGCGTCAGGGCCAGGATATCGCCGGCCTGTGTGCCGCCGGCCTGCAGATCGATACCCGTCTGGCCCGTCTGGAGCAGGGTCTGGCCGAAACCCGTGAGTGGTTGCAGACACGTCCGCCAACGGAGACCGGCGGGGCCGCTTCCTATCAGACCGCGATCGAGTTGATCCGGGAAGGCGCCGGTGTCGAGGCGTTGGTGAGCGAGTGCGGTTTCACCCGCGAGGAAGCCAATTTGCTGATCCGCCTGCACCGCGACGAAACCGGCGCCGGTTTTTCCTGA
- a CDS encoding EscU/YscU/HrcU family type III secretion system export apparatus switch protein produces MSRKPDATTVNPPDLAVALKYDGTSAPRIVAKGHGETAGRIIATAEDHQVPLHHDPQLAKVLSRVPLGEEIPRELYVAVAEVIAFAYWLSGKSGPETD; encoded by the coding sequence ATGAGCCGCAAACCCGACGCCACAACCGTCAACCCCCCGGATCTGGCCGTGGCGCTCAAGTACGACGGCACTTCGGCTCCCCGCATCGTCGCCAAAGGCCACGGGGAAACTGCCGGGCGCATCATCGCTACCGCGGAAGACCACCAGGTGCCGCTGCACCACGATCCACAGCTGGCCAAGGTCCTGTCGCGGGTGCCGCTGGGCGAGGAGATTCCCCGGGAGCTATACGTGGCCGTCGCCGAAGTGATCGCCTTCGCCTATTGGCTCAGTGGCAAATCAGGCCCGGAGACGGACTGA
- a CDS encoding flagellar hook-length control protein FliK, which yields MEIRRALQTLIPVLGRASAPSQPVLPLQALQPGQRIQARVLAQTGPNQVMLEMLGSRVIADTQIPLPAGKQVQLEVVQGGQQPQLRALPPPSGGDAPAQLLRNVLPQQRPLAQSLPPLLQLADDPWIPEPVRRQLEQLRQALPRQAELVSPDRLRQAIRRSGLFADTATEEADASQLKPDLKRQLRQLADTLRERPALPPRTAATRVLSAQEDAGNTNHPTPSPQRPASTPLRMEPPAPARPPSLPLPSPGEPQLPLPTHMAMPSPPLAATSVSSPSVPDEPPGRQPAAASVPPEAPPQGEEAAARTLETLLDSLSRKVTAALARITVDQLASLPHPDRPETVWHLEIPYHDDQRLEVLTLVIKREQERNGADAEAPRPLWSVDLELQPASLGTIRARIVLSGKQISSYFWGERPDTQRLFARHLERLERRLSLAGLTPARLQVTERPLPAPEPEPPATEPLLNEEA from the coding sequence ATGGAAATCCGCCGGGCCCTGCAAACCCTGATTCCGGTGCTCGGGCGCGCCAGCGCCCCCTCCCAACCGGTTCTCCCGTTGCAGGCATTGCAGCCGGGACAGCGCATCCAGGCCCGGGTGCTGGCCCAGACCGGTCCCAACCAGGTGATGCTGGAGATGCTCGGCAGCCGGGTGATCGCCGACACTCAGATTCCCCTGCCCGCCGGCAAACAGGTCCAACTGGAAGTCGTCCAGGGCGGCCAGCAACCCCAGCTGCGGGCGCTGCCACCGCCTTCCGGCGGCGACGCCCCCGCCCAACTGCTGCGCAATGTCCTGCCGCAGCAACGACCGCTGGCCCAGAGCCTGCCGCCCCTGCTGCAACTGGCTGACGACCCCTGGATACCCGAACCGGTGCGCCGTCAGCTCGAACAATTGCGGCAGGCACTGCCACGGCAAGCCGAGCTGGTTTCCCCCGACCGCCTGCGCCAGGCCATCCGCCGCAGCGGGCTGTTCGCCGATACCGCGACGGAGGAAGCCGACGCTTCCCAGCTGAAACCGGATCTGAAACGCCAGCTCCGACAACTGGCGGACACCCTCCGTGAGCGCCCGGCCCTCCCGCCGCGTACCGCCGCCACCCGTGTCCTTTCTGCGCAGGAAGACGCTGGGAATACCAATCATCCGACGCCATCGCCCCAACGCCCGGCATCAACACCGTTGCGGATGGAACCCCCGGCACCGGCACGCCCCCCTTCCCTGCCGTTACCGTCTCCCGGGGAACCGCAACTTCCGCTTCCCACCCACATGGCCATGCCATCTCCCCCGCTGGCGGCCACGTCGGTATCCTCTCCGTCTGTCCCCGACGAACCACCGGGCCGGCAGCCGGCGGCTGCTTCCGTTCCGCCCGAGGCGCCGCCACAAGGGGAGGAAGCCGCCGCCCGGACGCTGGAAACCCTGCTCGATTCCCTGAGCCGGAAAGTCACCGCGGCGCTGGCCCGGATCACCGTCGATCAGCTGGCTTCCCTGCCGCACCCGGACCGTCCTGAAACCGTCTGGCATCTGGAAATCCCCTACCACGACGACCAGCGTCTGGAGGTACTGACCCTGGTCATCAAAAGGGAACAGGAAAGAAACGGCGCCGATGCGGAAGCCCCCCGGCCGTTGTGGTCGGTGGACCTGGAACTGCAGCCGGCGTCCCTGGGCACGATCCGGGCCCGCATCGTCCTGAGCGGAAAGCAGATCAGCAGTTATTTCTGGGGGGAGCGGCCGGACACCCAGCGCCTGTTCGCACGGCATCTGGAACGACTGGAACGACGCCTGTCCCTGGCGGGGTTGACTCCGGCCCGGCTGCAGGTGACGGAACGGCCGCTGCCGGCCCCGGAACCGGAACCGCCTGCCACAGAACCGTTGCTGAACGAGGAAGCATGA
- a CDS encoding HDOD domain-containing protein codes for MPAPSQSETDPSEAPESPGPFFQQCCRALKENKLSLPTIPDISLKIRRAINDPKASNTKIARVVQMDPVITARLIQIANSPLYRGRRRIESCPQALTRLGLKAAQHIITTLALKAVFQAKSHRIRKRMNALWRHSSYVAAICAVLAHKTPGFDPDRAMLIGLIHDIGAVPVLTFADAHMDLLSDPAELEHTIARLRGPVGAAIMQRWDFPEDFAVIARKAEDWFHDEGPEPDYLDIVLVSQLHSFIGSPQIRQLPRIDTVPAYRKLLAGRLDADTSMNVLETAREEIWQIQKMLAF; via the coding sequence ATGCCCGCACCCTCCCAGAGCGAAACCGATCCTTCCGAGGCGCCGGAATCCCCCGGCCCCTTCTTCCAGCAGTGCTGTCGGGCGCTGAAGGAAAACAAGCTCTCCCTCCCCACCATTCCCGACATTTCCCTCAAGATCCGCCGCGCCATCAACGATCCCAAGGCCAGCAACACCAAAATCGCCAGGGTGGTGCAGATGGACCCGGTCATCACCGCCCGCCTGATCCAGATCGCCAACAGTCCCCTGTACCGGGGGCGACGCCGCATCGAAAGCTGTCCCCAGGCCCTCACCCGCCTGGGCCTCAAAGCGGCACAGCACATCATCACCACCCTGGCGCTCAAGGCGGTGTTCCAGGCCAAATCCCACCGGATCCGGAAACGCATGAACGCCCTCTGGCGGCACAGCAGCTACGTAGCCGCCATCTGCGCCGTGCTGGCCCACAAGACCCCCGGCTTCGATCCGGACCGCGCCATGCTCATCGGTCTGATCCACGACATCGGCGCAGTGCCGGTGCTCACCTTTGCCGATGCCCACATGGACCTGCTCAGCGATCCCGCGGAACTGGAGCACACTATCGCCAGGCTCCGGGGACCGGTGGGGGCCGCCATCATGCAGCGCTGGGATTTCCCCGAGGACTTCGCCGTCATCGCCCGTAAGGCCGAGGACTGGTTCCACGACGAAGGGCCGGAACCGGACTATCTCGACATCGTCCTGGTGTCGCAGCTGCACAGTTTCATCGGTTCCCCCCAGATCCGCCAGCTCCCCCGGATCGACACCGTGCCCGCCTACCGCAAACTGCTCGCCGGACGGCTGGACGCCGACACCAGCATGAACGTGCTGGAAACCGCGCGGGAGGAAATCTGGCAGATTCAGAAGATGCTGGCCTTCTGA
- the lysS gene encoding lysine--tRNA ligase has protein sequence MNTKPNTEQDLIAQRRAKLAALREAGFSYPTDFRRDSVAAELHARYDDKPAEFFEQSPLRVRVAGRMMSRRIMGKASFCHIQDYSGRIQLFVTRDNLPDGLYQEFKKWDVGDILGAEGVLFKTKTGELSVKVDEIRLLAKCLRPLPEKYHGLTDREARYRQRYLDLIMNEVSRRTFVIRSQVVQRIRQFLIDRDFLEVETPMMQVIPGGAAARPFITYHNALDMQLYLRIAPELYLKRLVVGGFERVFEINRNFRNEGLSTQHNPEFTMLEFYQAYAEYPELMDLTETLLRELAESILGSATITYQDREYDFGRPFQRYTLFESLLKFNPGLAAEDVDNLESARRVAERLEIPVLPSWGLGKVQTEIFEKSVEPKLLDPTFITEYPVEVSPLARRNDRNPEVTDRFELFIAGREIANGFTELNDPEDQAERFRKQVEAKDAGDEEAMHFDEDYIIALEHGMPPTAGEGIGIDRLVMLLTDSPSIRDVLLFPHLRPRRDKTENAAPAE, from the coding sequence ATGAACACGAAACCCAACACCGAACAAGACCTCATCGCCCAGCGCCGGGCCAAGCTTGCGGCCCTGCGCGAGGCCGGTTTCTCCTACCCCACCGACTTCCGCCGCGACAGCGTCGCCGCCGAGCTTCATGCCCGCTACGACGACAAACCGGCCGAGTTCTTCGAGCAGAGCCCGCTGCGGGTGCGGGTCGCCGGGCGGATGATGAGCCGGCGGATCATGGGCAAGGCCAGCTTCTGCCACATCCAGGACTATTCCGGGCGCATTCAGCTGTTCGTCACCCGCGACAATTTGCCCGACGGTCTGTATCAGGAATTCAAGAAATGGGACGTGGGCGACATCCTCGGCGCCGAAGGCGTCCTGTTCAAGACCAAGACCGGCGAGCTGTCGGTGAAGGTGGACGAAATCCGCCTGCTGGCCAAGTGCCTGCGCCCCCTGCCGGAGAAGTATCACGGTCTCACCGACCGCGAGGCCCGCTACCGCCAGCGCTACCTCGACCTGATCATGAACGAGGTCAGCCGCCGCACCTTCGTCATCCGCTCCCAGGTGGTGCAGCGCATCCGCCAGTTCCTCATCGACCGCGACTTCCTCGAGGTCGAAACCCCGATGATGCAGGTGATCCCCGGCGGCGCCGCCGCCCGCCCCTTCATCACCTACCACAACGCCCTCGACATGCAGCTGTACCTGCGCATCGCCCCGGAGCTGTATCTCAAGCGCCTGGTGGTGGGCGGCTTCGAGCGGGTCTTCGAGATCAACCGCAACTTCCGCAACGAGGGTCTATCGACCCAGCACAATCCGGAATTCACCATGCTGGAGTTCTACCAGGCCTACGCCGAATACCCGGAGCTGATGGACCTGACCGAAACCCTGCTGCGGGAGCTGGCCGAATCGATTCTCGGCAGCGCCACGATCACCTATCAGGATCGCGAGTACGACTTCGGCCGGCCGTTCCAGCGCTACACCCTGTTCGAGTCGCTGCTGAAGTTCAATCCCGGGCTGGCGGCCGAGGACGTGGACAACCTGGAAAGCGCCCGCCGGGTGGCGGAAAGACTGGAGATTCCGGTGCTGCCCAGCTGGGGGCTGGGCAAGGTGCAGACCGAGATCTTCGAAAAGAGCGTCGAACCCAAGTTGCTCGACCCCACCTTCATCACCGAATACCCGGTGGAAGTCTCTCCCCTGGCGCGGCGCAACGACAGAAATCCAGAGGTCACCGACCGCTTCGAGCTGTTCATCGCCGGGCGCGAGATCGCCAACGGCTTCACCGAACTCAACGACCCCGAGGACCAGGCCGAACGTTTCCGCAAACAGGTGGAGGCCAAGGATGCCGGCGACGAGGAGGCGATGCACTTCGACGAGGACTACATCATCGCCCTGGAACACGGCATGCCGCCGACCGCCGGTGAAGGCATTGGCATCGACCGGCTGGTGATGCTGCTGACCGATTCACCGTCGATCCGCGACGTGCTGCTGTTCCCCCACCTGCGCCCGCGGCGGGACAAGACGGAAAACGCCGCCCCAGCGGAGTGA
- the prfB gene encoding peptide chain release factor 2 (programmed frameshift): protein MEALELNQLSRKIEDLQGRVEALRGYLDYDNKKERLEEILRELEDPAVWNDPDRAQALGRERAQLEETVQTLDNLSQSLADAAELLEMAQEEGDEDTIASIAADLENFEKAVADLEFRRMFAGEMDASNAFLDIQAGSGGTEAQDWADMLLRMYLRWAENKGFKTEIIELSPGEVAGIKSATLKVEGPYAYGWLRTETGVHRLVRKSPFDSGNRRHTSFAAVFVSPEVEDDIDIEINPADLRIDVYRASGAGGQHVNRTESAVRITHLPTGIVVQCQNDRSQHKNKATAMKQLKAKLYELEMQKRRAEQEQLEASKSDIGWGSQIRSYVLDQSRIKDLRTGVEVGNTQAVLDGDLDPFIEASLKQGL from the exons ATGGAAGCATTGGAACTCAATCAGTTGAGCCGAAAAATTGAAGACCTCCAGGGCCGCGTCGAGGCTCTGAGGGGGTATCTT GACTACGATAACAAGAAAGAACGCCTAGAAGAAATTCTCCGCGAACTGGAAGATCCGGCGGTCTGGAACGACCCGGACCGCGCCCAGGCGCTGGGCAGGGAACGGGCCCAACTGGAGGAGACGGTCCAGACTTTGGACAACCTCTCCCAGAGTCTGGCCGATGCCGCCGAGCTGCTGGAGATGGCCCAGGAGGAAGGCGACGAGGACACCATCGCCAGCATCGCCGCCGATCTGGAAAACTTCGAGAAGGCGGTGGCCGATCTGGAGTTTCGCCGCATGTTCGCCGGCGAGATGGACGCCAGCAACGCCTTCCTCGACATCCAGGCCGGCTCCGGCGGCACCGAGGCCCAGGACTGGGCCGACATGCTGCTGCGCATGTACCTGCGCTGGGCCGAGAACAAGGGCTTCAAGACCGAGATCATCGAGCTGTCGCCCGGGGAAGTGGCGGGCATCAAAAGCGCCACCCTCAAGGTGGAGGGCCCCTACGCCTACGGCTGGCTGCGGACCGAAACCGGCGTCCACCGGCTGGTGCGCAAGTCTCCGTTCGACTCCGGCAACCGCCGTCACACCTCGTTCGCGGCGGTGTTCGTCTCCCCCGAGGTGGAGGACGACATCGACATCGAGATCAATCCGGCGGATCTGCGCATCGACGTCTATCGTGCCTCCGGCGCCGGTGGCCAGCACGTCAACCGTACCGAGTCGGCGGTGCGCATCACCCACCTGCCCACCGGCATCGTGGTCCAGTGCCAGAATGACCGCTCCCAGCACAAGAACAAGGCCACGGCGATGAAGCAGCTCAAGGCCAAGCTCTACGAGCTGGAGATGCAGAAACGCCGCGCCGAACAGGAGCAGCTGGAAGCCTCCAAGTCCGACATCGGCTGGGGCAGCCAGATCCGCTCCTACGTCCTCGACCAGTCGCGGATCAAGGATCTGCGCACCGGCGTCGAGGTGGGCAACACCCAGGCGGTGCTCGACGGCGATCTCGATCCCTTCATCGAGGCCAGCCTGAAACAGGGACTGTAA
- a CDS encoding CHAD domain-containing protein, whose product MTLETAFRNYLARQLRVLEVEEAGIVQDADPEPLHRFRVALRRSRAVLGEMQAELAPELAGLRRQMVAVMRRTNARRDADVFLALLPAWRGQAPDWLADGIEGLERPLRRQREEAHREVLALLGSEEYRKLKADWHAWLTAPAGAWLAAEQTEPQAKLLQRHIARRRRKVTKRLRALARDAAPEAVHRLRIAVKKLRYLLEFAAASGESAGARKRIARLKQLQDRLGAHHDAAVQSAWLRRMLVETPRLSRPTAAVIGWLSAERWRCQARALRKLSRLSDRWDD is encoded by the coding sequence ATGACACTGGAAACCGCATTCCGGAATTATCTGGCCCGACAGCTTCGGGTGCTGGAGGTGGAGGAGGCCGGGATCGTTCAGGATGCCGATCCGGAGCCGCTGCACCGTTTCCGGGTCGCCCTGCGCCGCAGCCGCGCCGTGCTCGGGGAGATGCAAGCGGAGCTGGCGCCGGAACTTGCCGGACTGCGCCGGCAGATGGTCGCCGTCATGCGCCGGACCAACGCCCGCCGCGATGCCGACGTCTTCCTGGCGCTGCTGCCGGCGTGGCGCGGGCAGGCGCCGGACTGGCTCGCCGACGGCATCGAGGGCCTGGAACGGCCGCTGAGACGGCAGCGCGAGGAAGCCCACCGGGAGGTGCTCGCGCTGCTCGGGAGCGAGGAATACCGGAAGCTGAAGGCCGACTGGCATGCCTGGCTGACGGCGCCGGCAGGGGCGTGGCTGGCGGCGGAGCAGACCGAACCGCAGGCAAAGCTTCTGCAACGCCACATCGCAAGGCGGCGCAGGAAGGTGACAAAGCGGCTGCGGGCGCTGGCGCGCGATGCGGCGCCGGAAGCGGTGCACCGCCTGCGGATCGCGGTGAAGAAACTGCGCTACCTGCTGGAGTTCGCCGCCGCCAGCGGGGAAAGCGCAGGCGCGAGGAAGCGAATCGCCCGCCTCAAGCAATTGCAGGATCGGCTCGGCGCCCATCACGACGCGGCGGTCCAGTCCGCCTGGCTGAGGCGGATGCTGGTCGAAACCCCGCGTCTGTCCCGCCCCACCGCCGCCGTCATCGGCTGGCTGTCGGCGGAGCGCTGGCGGTGTCAGGCGCGGGCGCTGCGCAAACTGTCCCGGCTGTCCGACCGTTGGGACGACTAG
- a CDS encoding non-heme iron oxygenase ferredoxin subunit yields the protein MSDWIDVCKVEDLKAGQHVVVEVAGTEVAVFNLDGGFYAIEDVCTHDGAEIASGEVEGDVIVCPRHGARFCIKTGEVLSPPAYEDLHVFPVRVKDGMIQVRDDRWD from the coding sequence ATGTCCGACTGGATCGATGTTTGTAAGGTCGAGGACCTGAAGGCGGGCCAGCACGTGGTCGTCGAGGTCGCCGGCACCGAGGTGGCGGTGTTCAATCTCGACGGCGGGTTCTACGCCATCGAGGACGTCTGCACCCACGACGGGGCGGAAATCGCCAGCGGCGAGGTGGAAGGGGACGTGATCGTCTGTCCCCGCCACGGCGCCCGCTTCTGCATCAAGACCGGCGAGGTCCTCAGCCCCCCGGCCTACGAAGATTTGCACGTGTTCCCGGTGCGGGTGAAGGACGGGATGATCCAAGTGCGCGACGACCGCTGGGACTAG
- the sufU gene encoding Fe-S cluster assembly sulfur transfer protein SufU, which produces MLDDLRDLYQEVVFDHNRNPRNFRPMEDADRVIEGHNPLCGDRITLYLKLDGDRIADVSFQGQGCAISTASASLMTEIVKGKTLAEAEKLFEAFHKIVTGQDDDLKREELGKLAVLAGVRQYPSRIKCATLPWHSLEAAIKGEQEAVSTE; this is translated from the coding sequence ATGCTCGACGATCTCAGAGATCTTTACCAGGAGGTGGTCTTCGACCACAACCGCAATCCCCGCAATTTCCGCCCCATGGAGGACGCCGACCGAGTCATCGAGGGCCACAACCCCCTCTGCGGCGACCGCATCACCCTGTACCTGAAGCTCGACGGCGACCGCATCGCCGACGTCAGCTTCCAGGGCCAGGGCTGCGCCATCTCCACCGCCTCGGCCTCGCTGATGACCGAAATCGTCAAAGGCAAGACGCTGGCGGAGGCGGAAAAACTGTTCGAGGCCTTCCACAAGATCGTCACCGGTCAGGACGACGACCTGAAACGGGAGGAACTGGGCAAGCTGGCGGTGCTGGCCGGGGTGCGCCAGTATCCGTCCCGGATCAAGTGCGCCACCCTGCCCTGGCATTCGCTGGAGGCGGCGATCAAGGGGGAGCAGGAAGCGGTAAGCACCGAATAG
- a CDS encoding cysteine desulfurase — MTAYPIDRIRADFPILGQQVRGKPLVYLDNAASAQKPNAVIDTLADFYRRDFANIHRSVHTLGERATARYEAARETVRQFLNAEAVEEIVFVRGTTEAINLVAQSWGRSNLREGDEILITAMEHHSNIVPWQLVCQQTGAVLKVAPIDAHGELLLEAFERLLTDRTRLVAVTHMSNALGTINPVKRLTAMAHAHGAKVLVDGAQAAPHLAVDVQALGCDFYAFSGHKVYGPTGIGAFYGRRGLLEAMPPWQGGGEMIRTVTFEKTEYADLPYKFEAGTPAIAEAVGLAAAIEYVQGIGLKAIAAHEHDLIRYATERAAEVPGLRLIGTARHKGAILSFVVDRVHPHDLGTFLDHYGIAVRAGHHCAMPVMDFFQVPATARASFGMYNTREEVDLLIYALKEIIKVFG, encoded by the coding sequence ATGACCGCCTACCCCATCGACCGCATCCGGGCCGATTTCCCCATTCTGGGGCAGCAGGTGCGCGGCAAGCCCCTGGTGTATCTGGACAACGCCGCCAGCGCCCAGAAGCCCAATGCCGTCATCGACACCCTGGCGGATTTCTACCGCCGCGATTTTGCCAACATCCACCGCAGCGTCCACACCCTGGGCGAGCGCGCCACCGCCAGATACGAAGCCGCCCGCGAGACCGTGCGGCAGTTCCTGAACGCCGAGGCGGTGGAGGAAATCGTCTTCGTCCGCGGCACCACCGAGGCCATCAATCTGGTGGCCCAGAGCTGGGGGCGGTCCAACCTCAGGGAAGGCGACGAAATCCTCATCACCGCCATGGAGCACCACTCCAACATCGTTCCCTGGCAGCTGGTGTGCCAGCAGACCGGGGCGGTGCTGAAGGTGGCCCCCATCGACGCCCATGGCGAACTGCTGCTGGAAGCATTCGAACGGCTGCTGACGGACCGCACCCGGCTGGTGGCGGTGACCCACATGTCCAACGCCCTCGGCACCATCAATCCGGTCAAACGGCTGACCGCCATGGCCCACGCCCACGGGGCCAAAGTGCTGGTGGACGGCGCCCAGGCGGCCCCCCATCTGGCGGTGGACGTGCAGGCGCTCGGCTGCGACTTCTACGCTTTCTCCGGCCACAAGGTTTACGGCCCCACCGGCATCGGCGCCTTCTACGGCCGGCGCGGGCTGCTCGAGGCGATGCCGCCGTGGCAGGGGGGCGGGGAAATGATCCGCACCGTCACCTTCGAGAAGACCGAATACGCCGACCTGCCCTACAAGTTCGAAGCCGGCACCCCGGCCATCGCCGAGGCGGTAGGCCTGGCGGCGGCCATCGAGTACGTGCAGGGAATCGGCCTCAAGGCCATCGCCGCCCACGAGCACGACCTCATTCGATACGCCACCGAGCGCGCCGCCGAAGTTCCGGGCCTGCGCCTGATCGGCACCGCCCGGCACAAGGGGGCGATCCTGTCCTTCGTGGTGGACCGGGTCCATCCCCACGACCTGGGCACCTTCCTCGACCATTACGGCATCGCGGTCCGGGCCGGCCACCATTGCGCCATGCCGGTGATGGACTTCTTTCAGGTACCCGCCACCGCCCGCGCCTCCTTCGGGATGTACAACACCCGCGAGGAGGTGGATCTGCTCATCTACGCATTGAAGGAAATCATCAAGGTGTTCGGCTGA